A stretch of Flavobacterium sp. N2270 DNA encodes these proteins:
- a CDS encoding acyl-CoA thioesterase — translation MKEFQFNVRVRYAETDQMGVVYHGNYAQYFEMGRVEWLRNMGVSYKWMEDNGVMLPVVSLSMDYKKPARYDDVLTVKTIFKSQTSVKIEFDYEIYNEKEELLTIGYSMLVFVNMKTGRPTLPPEYVLDCLKKI, via the coding sequence ATGAAAGAATTTCAATTTAACGTAAGAGTTAGATATGCAGAAACTGATCAAATGGGAGTGGTTTATCATGGTAATTATGCTCAGTATTTTGAAATGGGAAGAGTGGAATGGCTAAGGAATATGGGGGTTTCTTACAAATGGATGGAAGATAATGGTGTAATGTTGCCAGTTGTGTCTTTGTCAATGGATTATAAAAAACCTGCTAGATATGATGATGTGTTGACTGTTAAAACAATTTTTAAAAGTCAGACTTCGGTTAAGATAGAATTTGACTATGAAATCTATAATGAAAAAGAGGAGTTGTTAACAATTGGTTACTCAATGTTGGTGTTTGTTAACATGAAAACGGGTAGGCCAACTTTGCCTCCTGAATATGTTTTAGATTGTTTGAAAAAGATATAA